The sequence below is a genomic window from Ostrinia nubilalis chromosome Z, ilOstNubi1.1, whole genome shotgun sequence.
ttttagcttttcttttttaatttgtttcttccttctttctgctctctgatTAGGTCTATGCTTCGCCGTCaaactaactgtcaaaacgacatcgcgatacggatttgtcaaaacagccttagggtgggttgcaccatcttagtttaactttgacaaacgtctaaaatctgtcaaactccatacaaaaaacaccggttaacgtcatagttacggtcaaagttaggtggtgcaactcaccctattggttttcgatcgaatccaagcttatcaccggggttttagtaatcgcaatgaaaatggcgggtgttgcgattcgattcgattttgattgagtcttaaatgcatgttggccaagcctttgtatgggaaatttcaatccagtctttcgattatcgataggtagggctttgcgattcgattttttgccgtttgactaagccttttttgttatcgacctcttttgcgatttgtttatttgtttgcgactggtttgcgatgggtttgcgattttaaagtgcgttttgactagacccacagagagctgtgggtctagtcaaagtgcaaattataatcgcaaaccagtcgaaaagtggtcgaaaagccccttttttgtatggagttttgacggattcgattttcgattcgatcaaaaagtgccttTTGTCTTAGGGGcccagaaagaaggaagaaacaaataaaaaaaaaattgctaaaaaaagtaaaaacaatcgcaaagtcatagacattttttaacttttattcgattttgaatgaacttttatatcgccgcgtcgttggtggttcaatcatgaagctaaagataaaaatggagggcagagttggaacaaaaacttgagtcaaatacctacttatatctatctcgctctctgcggccctacctctctttttagtgtgaactgtagtattgctatcttctgatttaaatctccttgtaaattcttcgaaatagccaattcactaaccaaacaaataaataattaatatttgaaactaagatttcctagttaaataaaaaatcacaaaattgtcggccatttaggcttaatgtgttggcgaatcagggaattacaatcccaattcctgggtaatcggtaccatgtggcaacatcggcccaatccggcccatcatggcggttgtttactattttgtttattaagcagttaatttcgtttgagattgtttacaggaaataatcattgttttatcacaagaattggtgcaaaattttgtagtgcgtggttgcggtagtacgtggtgtcttggaagtgacataagattccacgcgtaagtgtttatttcgtgatttccgacattggatcattgtaaacatttttcacattttttacagtaatttcttcctaaaacgttttaccagtaattacacttatcatttttaatgatacctatgttaagaaataaagattttacattggtttcattgaatttgagcaattttatattttttgtttatttagaaagagcgagtctgcccacagagagcgagatagtgatacttagtttgtgcttcaagtaggtattcggagtgtggcctccatttttatctgtagcttcatgggttcaatgtgcattttggctgccattttccgatcgaatcgaattataatactgcgggtctagtcaaaacgcactttaaaatcgcaaacccatcgcaaaccagtcgcaaacatataaacaaatcgcaaaagaggtcgataacaaaaaaggcttagtcaaacggcaaaaaatcgaatcgcaaagccctacctatcgataatcgaaagactggtttgaaatttcccatacaaaggcttagccaacatgcatttaagactcaatcaaaatcgaatcgaatcgcaacacccgccattttcattgcgattactaaaaccccggtgataagcttggattcgatcgaaaaccaatagggtgagttgcaccacctaactttaaacgtaactatgacgttaaccggtgttttttgtatggagtttgacagattttagacgtttgtcaaagttaaactaagatggtgcaacccaccctaaggctgttttgacaaatccgtatcgcgatgtcgttttgacagctagtttgacagcgaagcatagacgtaaacagagagcagaaagaaggaagaaactaatttaaaaaaaaaaagctagaaaaagtaaaaacaatcgcaaagtcatagacattttttaacttttattcgattttgaatgaacttttatatcgccgcgtcgttggtggttcaatgtgcattttggctgccattttccgatcgaatcgaatcactggtgacgcggcgactgacattagtgaaaacttcacattggtttgcgattgcattttgactagacccactggtgacgcggcgactgacattagtgaaaacttcctattggtttgcgatggaattttgactagacccactgattcgatcaaaaagtgcaactttTCTAGGGGGGCCAAGCAAGGGGGGCAGGTCACAGATGAGACAGgggctcagaatacagaacaaaccagaaggagtgttcgataacatttctacgcggcaacttgtgtccaaaatacttcccctcccgcgcccctctaccccctttagtgttactagcgccgtgtgacacccccatttttggggtaaaattatgtaattttttaaagagatgttaaacaagtaaaaaataagtaagtgaaataagtacacacggccacagtgttaactatccatttccgtttttgctctcgctctcatcaaatggtgattctttgcgatagaacgagacgacatgactggccataggcatagatagtacctacctacctatgaatttaatttttactccgaagtaactaagtgtagatgattatttatttctattaaatagtgtaatatactacatgtaggtacaatatgttatttaaaagtcaattacaaaagtcgaatataaattttagaatgccaagtaaaacaaaaaagaaacttaaggttctttattatgtaaacatatcgacaacaaaacatttgtttacggcgcagtagtgcttttagtttaacttttcttggagtcaaaaacagaatccaaatcaaaaacatcaccaatacttgaatttgattgcgaggcaactctggctgtgtatcctgaaagaaaatcagagtaagtatgtaagcaataattaattacttaaaattattattaaatatacaaatattgctgctgctgatctgttgataccaatgccttacttttgaataaatgggaaagtatgaaattcacgatagtaatttattatctcctcattatttagggagtaatattataaattaattcaaatattaaaatcaaatcaaaatcaaaaatatttattcagtttagaccacaagtggcacttataatttaattaatcaggttgtcatgtcatggatgaaattacactaaaaactaattaaaacaaaaaggatggggaaaatattccattattctgtggtaacgctaacaaaattaacgcgtgaattttttatagacaaatgtaattcaatataaaaaagtagggtaaaatattccgttgacctgtggcaacacttacaaaatacaaccgtgattttttttgaaaattattatttaattaaaatgaattggaaatgtgctacttacggataaaacatgatcccatgcactttcttcgtaattccagtagcattcttacatgttggaacggcacaagacggcataatttaattataaagtgtcaatctgacggatatgtaaacaatgcgcgcgccggccattgactaattgctctaaagtcaaattagtgcgattcggagtaatttatatgaatacacatttacgcccgttgacggtttctggtttgttccgtattctgaggacAGGGGCAGGTTTCACTTGATTTCATACATATTAATCGTGATTGTATACTCTTTGGTCTCTATGTCGTATTTAATCTGTGTGAATCTGTCAGACAGTCTGTGACTCTTGTGTCTGTGCTCAAGTTGTCAGTTGCCGACAAGAGGACTTTGTATTttagttgtttttaaattaaaacttacaCTATTTATTTGTACTAAAAATGGATGACGAAGGAGAAAATATATTGCTAGAAGATAACTACTATCAGCTGTTAAATGTTTCCAAGACGGTAAATATTAAGTCACATGCCATAAAGAGAATGCATTATTTCACATTATCGCTATTATATAACTCTTGAAATATACCCAAATTCTTACAAATATAGTGTGGACAAGttcataaattatttaactttattttaaatatgtataacaTTAAATATTCCGAATCTAATAAGATCGAAGTTGAGTCTGGTCTTAGAGGTTAGAATTTGTATGCAATGGTTGCAACTTGTAACAGtttcaaagattttttaaaaatcttaaaTTGTTACTACTTTGTAATTTCTGTTGATAGTAATTTTGTAGATAAAAATTTCGGTCAGAGTGTATGAACTATGTAGGGTTTTCTGCTCTTCAATATTGTCTGAAGAAAATGTTATGTATTCTCTTGTACAAACAGGCAACACCAGAAGAAATAAATAGCGCATATCGCCGGTTCTCGCGTATGTTTCACCCTGACAAACACAGCACAGATCCTAACAAGCAAAAATGGGCTGAACAAATATTCAACAAAGTGAAGGAGGCATATGAGGTGCTTTCAGACTCGCATAAGCGAGCCATCTATGATACATTAGGTGAGAATTAAACGATTgtgtcttattttttaataaatctaaTTGTTTAAAGATAATTTTCAGCATAGCTTGCATACTCTAAGTATCAGTCAATTTTTTTCTAGTAGTACCCTCAAGTTGTTTACATGACAAAATCCTTGATAACATGATGAGTGCAAGTTACAAATTacgatttttaattaaagtataatatttaatattaaatttcagGGAAGCGCGGCTTGGAAGTAGATGGTTGGGAAGTAATTTTCCGTACTCGCACTCCAAGAGAAATACGAGAGGAATATGAAAGGTCAAAATTGTTACATTTCCTTTGAAACTTCTATCATctctaaattaatttacttgtctattataaatttatttgaaattacAGGTTAAAGAGAGAAAGAGAAGAGAGAAGACTTCAGCAGAGTGCAAACCCACGAGGCACTATAACCCTGTCGGTCAATGCTACTGATTTGTTTATGAAATATTATGATGAATATGAAATTCTGTAAGTTGTCCAACTGTCTATTTactttagtataaataaaaagtttgagtTACAATACAAGCATATATCcaacttttaatttaaattaaatcaatctATCATAATTCCATCTCAATATAACAATCACATAGATATACCTTGACCACATTCTAAGGAGGTGCTTATAATTTATCTGACACATACCAGACTGGTTTTTCTAGAATTATCCTCAAGTTGGGTACTAAAAATACGATAAAAtcaatgaattatttattagaTAACATCTAAAATTGGAATAAGTAACTAAATAAACTACATAAAATTTTAGTAATATGTTTCTGTTtgtttagaatttattgtgtagTCATCACTAAAGTTCAAGTCATACTGTCTTGCATTATCTAAAGCATtttatacaccactacatttttatcactgaaaaaatttaaacaagttatgtagaaacgtgtgaaaaatttaaagctaaagaaaaaaaaaatttttcataaagttattttttttatttttctttagtccgtattttaTTTACGCATCACAGCTgggtcactccgctgctcgttagagtagtcgtacgcgctcgcatattgccccgatctgtctgtctcgctcacacctcgaccacgcttcctgtgctattattacatacttagctaacttagaccatgttgagttctaataagtgttacattatgtactatataaaaataagtcgggttttcctccctgacgctataactccagaacgcacgaacagatttccacggttttgcattcgttggaaaggtctcgggctccgtgaggtttatagcaaagaaaattcgggaaaagggggtaaaacaggatccacgcgtacgaagtcgcgggcggccgctagtcttacataaatagtgctagcgacgcgtgtgtccctaaattaccaattttaggatgaaattttgagttactttatttaacttttttttttgcataaataggatcagtatcaataactcattacccagaatttttttttcggtgataaaaatttagtggtgtagaTGTAGCGCTTAACTGAgacagtgcctgaggtatgggagcagcacgggaggggtgatttTGGCATTTATGACGTCACAGAGAAAGTCTGAAGTCTCGCCAACATTTGACGTAAAAAAAAATGCCTTCCTCtggtgccgctcccatacctcaggcactgtcTCAGTTAAGCACTATATACGTATGGGAgcagcacgggaggggtgattttggcatttatgacgtgacagagaaAGTCTGAAGTCTCGCCAACATTTGACGTAAAAAAGAATGCCTTCCTCtggtgccgctcccatacctcaggcactgtcTCAGTTAAGCACTATATACGTATGGGAgcagcacgggaggggtgattttggcatttatgacgtgacagagaaAGTCTGAAGTCTCGCCAACATTTGACGTAAAAAAGAATGCCTTCCTCtggtgccgctcccatacctcaggcactgtcTCAGTTAAGCActacatatgtttttttttttactattccgCGGATTTACGGTGATTCTGCCTACATACTTTAGTCCGCTTCAGTAGTATTTTAGACAATGCTGCAGTCTTTTCTGTAGCTCTAGCTAGACTATGACAAGAAATGCATGTACATGCATTTTAATCtcctgatttaaataattaatatgtgtTCCACAGGGAAGACACAACAATCATTCCCAGTATTGAAGTATCCGGGATGAATATTCAGCAATCCATTGATGCTCCTGTCACTTTAAGAAACACTATGACATTATCTGGAAATATATCCACTCAGAACGGAATAGGTATTTTAGTATttctttcttaatattttttttatttataactcaaTTGTGCACATACTTGAATATTAACTGTCAAGATTCTCTCATAAAGGTAACTAAAAGAATGTAAATATGATTTCAGGTACCGGATCGGTGAATATGTGTAACCGTCATTTAAGTTCAGAGAAAGGTTGGACAGAGGTGGAGCTTGGCATTGGTAATGGACCATTGTTAGGATTTAAAGTGTTTCGCACCTTGTCTCGTCTAATGTTCTTAAACTGCGGAACTGTTTTACAGTTTACACCTAGAGGAATATCACCGAGTCTGATATCAAGTAAGTTGTTTACGAATTTATACTATAAAGcccttataataaaaattatttctaCTAAACTTGAATCTGTATTGTTACAGCTATGGCACTTCAGTTGGATGCGCATTCTGTTGGGTACCTCACATATCGGGCGGGTGGTCAAGGTGGTTCCTCAATGACATCCATATATGTGCGGGATTCTGAGAAATACCACACGAATACCGCCATTCAGATTGGCAACCCTCATTCTTTCATATCATTCAATGTTATGCGGAAGCTGCCTCAGCATGACTTGAAGTTGCGGTTGGCTCTCAAGTAAGCTATCTTATATACTTCAATTTTTAGGTTGTCTGGAaaccgtttttttttaatctgatcATTTTTATGTGTATGTTAATGcataaattatctttttacATTGTGTTattagttgttttgttattatttaatacttgTAAATGAAATTTAGTATGTATGCATATGCGATTGCGAATCTATTTTATCTATTATTGTCATGGCATAATGTTAATAATCAAAAGCTTACATGCGAAAGTTCTTTTAAAGGATGTTGCATCGGCGAATGAATCTGGCAAAAGCTTagtcataatttaatttacaacaGCTTCCTCAATTATTTGCGATGGTGACATAACGATAGAACGTGACTCTTTGGACCCCATCTTTCATCAAGAATATTCTTAAATGATTATcctaaacataaaaaaatcaatgAATTCATGATTCGCGCTGTTAACTTATTTTTGACCATCATTTGACGAGTGACGTTACGACAGCATTTAAGTTTTCTATGTACGGGACccattcccatctctcgttccccgctgtaactcctgtttcctatgtattaagcttaaatttttttacGTCGGGGATATGCTTTAGCTGTCATGTCATGTATTGTATCCTCTAGCTGTAAACGTGATCTGTGGTAGTGGTTTTTCGAGTACTCCTTACGTCATAATTCTCTGAAAGCCAAAATCTAAGATGTTAGATGTCTGGACATTCAGTTGAAGCCGCGCCTCAGGCTTTGACAATGCCACGCTTGAAAGCCTGTGAGGAAGTGGCAAGACCCGGATCTTGCGTCTCACTCTATGTTGGAGGAACTCtatgtttactatttttatttctctCGAGTCATTGTAGCTTagactattaataattaaattttgaccACGTCAGTTGATACCAAAGTAATAATTCCGTTCTACTGTTGTATCATTTAGCACTTATGTTTTttcagattaaaataaaattaattctgaacattaaattaataaattggttaaaatatgaaattttattaatttttatttagctTCCTAAGACAACCAATCTACTTATTGAGATCAATATTTGTTTGTTGCAGGTTTGGTACATTTGGGGCAATTGCTGAATATGGGGCAGAGAAAAAAGTGTCACAAAACAGTAGCGTCTCAGCTGCAGTCATGTTAGGCGTACCTAGTGGAGTAATGCTCAAATTGAAGTaagtttaaataacaacatattttaatttctgcCCCAGTCCTTATTATGATCTTATTATGTTTCTGCAACTGCTTTCATTGTCTTAACACAAAGTTTAGTCATCAAAAGTCATTTgataatacatataaaaaatcttAGTGTAAAGTTCAAAGGCAAGGAATtgaatattaatactttttccACCTATTTTACCTCTCTTTGCAAGCGAACACCACAATATTGCTCTTAGACATCCATACTTGTTTTGAGGTCTAAGttacaaagaaataaataagaCTAACAAATCAACCTTATTCTTGCACTATAACTAATGTTTTTGTCGAACAAGGTCCTGATTGGTTTGAAAcaatcc
It includes:
- the LOC135086657 gene encoding dnaJ homolog subfamily C member 11, whose amino-acid sequence is MDDEGENILLEDNYYQLLNVSKTATPEEINSAYRRFSRMFHPDKHSTDPNKQKWAEQIFNKVKEAYEVLSDSHKRAIYDTLGKRGLEVDGWEVIFRTRTPREIREEYERLKREREERRLQQSANPRGTITLSVNATDLFMKYYDEYEILEDTTIIPSIEVSGMNIQQSIDAPVTLRNTMTLSGNISTQNGIGTGSVNMCNRHLSSEKGWTEVELGIGNGPLLGFKVFRTLSRLMFLNCGTVLQFTPRGISPSLISTMALQLDAHSVGYLTYRAGGQGGSSMTSIYVRDSEKYHTNTAIQIGNPHSFISFNVMRKLPQHDLKLRLALKFGTFGAIAEYGAEKKVSQNSSVSAAVMLGVPSGVMLKLKWTCSSQTIVVPIHLCEEVMPSPVFYATVLPIVSWLVLKKLVLDPIARERQERERQRSMEANYERLQEMQRQARATVELMRETYSRIRSDEEKKKGLVIIKAVYGKLPSGATSHEVSAEQTGDGVAPESPSPYSEVIDVTIPIQCLVKDSRLELLEASKSELPGFYDPCVGDDKHLTIQYMFHNNLHCCTVADTQALVLPRNNHRIKNRS